TGATACTCCTTTGCTCGGGCCTCACCAGCGCCTCGTGCATGTCAGGGGAATACCATGGTAATTATCACAATATCCTCGGATTGAGCCCGGAAGCACGTCCCATGGTGGTCGGGACGATAGATCTCCGGGGTCATACACCAATACCGTGTTTCACACCCTCCTTATGTTTCACGCACCCGGTGTCGGTACGGGAGGACAGATGAACCCTTTTTTGCCTGTATCTCTCTCAGACCGTTTTTCTTACCCATCAATTCTTTCGGAAAAATGATCGAAATCCGAAAGATGTTTCGCTCCCTGAACAATCCCGAAGATCTTTCGGGCAGGCCTCATATCACTCGAAATATCCACGTTATTATCGAGGAACAGCCTGCATGCAGCTGATTGAACTCACATCCGGTGATCGTGCACGGATCATCGATATTCATGGTCGGGACGGACTCCACCAGCACCTCGCCCTCCGCGGGGTTCAGGTCGGTCGTATCGTCACCATGGTCTCCTCCACCTTCGGTCCCGTCGTCGTCCAGAGTGGCGACGGCGAGGTCGTGCTCGGCAGGAGGATGGCGGCACAGATTATCGTCGAGAGGTTGTATGACGCAGAAAAAACTGACAGAGATGGAATATGGCGAGAGCGGGTTTGTCATCGAACTTCATGGTTCCCGTCACGATTTAAACTGCCTTGGAATCAGAAAAGGGAAACGCCTGGAGATGATCACCCGACAACCGATCAAGGGGCCGGTGGTCGTCCTTGCGGAAGGGGTCGAGGTCGCCATGGGCCTTGAGATCGCCGCCCGGGTTGTGGTCGAGGTCTAACATACACAGGAGAATAACACACATGAATCAGAAGGACCAGAATATCCATACCGTCCTGATGGTCGGTAACCCCAATGTCGGCAAGAGCGCTCTCTTCAACAGACTCACCGGCGCCGAGGCCGTCGTCTCCAATTATCCGGGCACGACCGTCGACGTCATGAGGGGCACCCTCGTCGAAGGCGGCACGACCTACGAGATCATCGACGTGCCGGGCGCCTACTCGCTCGAACCGCGGGACGCCGCCGAAGACGTGGCCGTCCGTATCCTGAAAGAACACCCTGAGGCCGTCGTCCTCCTCGTCCTCGACGCCACACGCCTGGAACGTGGGCTGTACCTGGGCTTCGAGGTGATCGAGCGGGGCGCACCGGTGGTCGTCGTCCTCAATATGATGGACGCAGCCCGCGCGAAATCGATTGCAATCGACGCCCGCCGCCTGCAGAACCTCCTCGGCGTCCCGGTCGTCCAGACCTCGGCCACGATAGGCGAGGGGATCAAGGACCTGGCAGGAGCGCTCAGGAAGGCGCAAACCGCTGATATCGACGCGATCGCCGCACGATCAAACGGCTCGTCGCCTGAGACCGCCCGCCTGAGCGGGTGTTCAGGCTGCGCTGGGTGCGGGGGGTGCCAGTGATGGGACTCACCGCAGACCAGCGCTGGGACCTCGTCGACCTGGTCGCCCGCAAGGTCGTCTCGACCGGCGTCTCGCGCCGCGGCCTTGCCGACGCCCTCGGCGACCTCACCGTCAAACCACTCACCGGCCTGCCGGTCGCCCTTGCCGTCCTGTATGCCTTCTGGAGCATTTTCTGCTCGTTCGCCGGCGACCTGGTCACTGACGGCTTCATGGTCAAGTTCTTCGACAACCACTGGCTCCCCTGGCTCCAGAGTGTCTGGCCCGACCCGGACAGCATACACTACTTCCTCTTCGTCGGCGACCCCCTTGCTGACAACTGTTTCGAGGCCTTCGGCGTCCTGACCTCAGGACTCTTCGTCTCCATAGGCGTCGTCCTCCCGGCGGTGCTCATCTTCTACCTGACCATGACGCTCCTGGAGGACTCGGGGTATCTGCCGCGGCTCGCCGTCCTGGCCGACACCTTCCTCCACAAGATCGGGCTCCACGGCTATGCGATCGTCCCGACGATCCTGGGCCTCGGGTGCAATGTCCCGGCCGTCACCGCGACCAGGGTGCTGGAGACGAAGAAGCAGCGTTTCCTGATGATGACGCTCCTTGCAATCTTCGTCCCGTGCGGTGCGCAACTCGGCATCATGCTCGCCGTCATCCCCGAATCGGTGGGCTGGGTGATGCTGTACCTCGTGCTCGGTTTCGGGATCTTCGGTTTCCTCCTTGACCGCCTGATCCCGGGGGAGAACCCCGAGATCCTCATAGACGTCCCGCCGTACCGCTGGCCGACATGCGAGAACGTGGGGAAGAAGCTCTGGAACCGGACAAAAGGTTTCCTCAAGGAGGCGATCCCCTTCGTATGGCTGGGTATCCTCATCGTCAATCTCCTGTACCTCGCCGGCGTGATCCAGGCGCTCTCCACTCTGCTGGCGCCCCTCTTCGTCACCTGGTTCGGGGTACCGGCCGAGACTGTCGCGCCGCTGATCGCCGCCTTCCTCAGGAAGGACCTTGCGGTCGCACAACTCTCCACCATCGCCATGACGCCGTACCAGATGATCACGTCGGTCGTCCTCATCTCCATCTACTTCCCCTGCGTGGCCACCTTCGTGGTCATGCTCCGTGAGGGCTGGAAACAGCTCCTGGCAGCCATTGCGGTCCTTGCTGTGGTCGTCTTCGCATATGGCGGGGCGATCCATGGCATCGGCATCCTCCTCGGGGTGGCATAAATGAAATCGTCCTATACACTCCCATCCATCGGTGCCGCCCTCGTCGGAGCGGCGGCACTCGTTCTCGGCCTTGTCGACGTCCTTGTCTGGGCAGGCGGCACCGGGCCGGTCAGTATCGGCATCCTTGAGATCACCGGCGGCGACTTCTTCCGCTGGGCATGGGGCGGTCTGGTCGTCGCCCTCGGCGGACTCTTCCTGCTCGCCGGCGCCCGCGGCCCTGGGAACCTCGACCAGCGCGCTACCGCCGTCCTCGGGGCGGCGATGGTCGGCCTGATCGCCGGGTGTGATATCTTCGGTATGATCTGTGGCGGCATCCCGGCGGGAGAGGAGAGCGAGGCATTCTTCAACTCGCTCGAAGGGTTCGTCGCCGGCTTTATGCCGCCGTACAGCCCGGCAGTGGTCCTGCTGCCCTTTGCTCTCCTTGTCGGCTGGCTCCTCCTCAATCAGAGGCAGGAGGCCTGACCAACTATTTTTGATGGAGTATGGTCAATATACAGGGTGTGACAACCCTCACCAGAAAGGCCGAAGATTATCTGGAGGCGATCCTGAATGTCTCCCTTGAAAAGGGCTATGCCCGTACGAAGGACGTCGCAGGTGAGCTCGACGTCAGCCCCTCCAGCGTCGTGGAGATGTTCCAGAAACTCGACGCCATGGGCCTTGTGGAGTACAGGCGGTACGAGGGAGTAACCCTCAGGCCTGATGGGGAGAGGATCGCGCGGGTGATCAAGTCACGGCACGACACCCTCAAGTCCTTCCTGATGCTCATCAAGGTGCCCGAGGACGTCGCCGATAAGGATGCGTGTTTCATGGAACACGAACTCCATCCTGAGACCATCGAGCAGATCGGAATATTGGTCGAATACTTCGGCAAAGGGGGCTGTCCTGCAGGAACACTTGAGCACTTCTCAGCGTTCTGCATAAAGTCCCGCTTCGAGAAACGCCACCGATGAGTATTAGAACGGTGCGGGCGATCGTCCCCTGCCTGCATGATGATTGATCCCGCCTCTGTCTGGGTGGCCTTCGGCCTGACCCTGCTCGCCGGCCTCTCGACCGGCATCGGAAGCCTTGCCGCCCTCTTCACCAACCGGACAAACACCCGTGCGCTCTCGGTGGGTCTCGGCTTCTCGGCCGGGGTCATGATCTATGTCTCTTTTGTGGAGTTCCTCCCTCTCGCGCAGGAGGGCCTCGGTGTGTGGCAGACCGCGGCCGCCTTTCTTGGTGGCATGACCGCCGTTGCCGTGCTCGACCGCCTCGTCCCCTTTCCCCAGAACCCCCACGAAGTCAGGCGGGTGGAGGAGATCTGCGATCAGGCCGGGAGGGGGTGCGGGTCTGCCGGACTCTATCGGACAGGCATCGTCACCGCCGGTGCGATCGCCCTCCATAACATGCCCGAGGGCATGGCGACCTTCTCCAGCGCACTCCTCGACCCCGGCCTCGGGGTCGCGATCGCGGTCGCGATCGCGATCCACAACATCCCGGAGGGCATTGCGGTCTCCGTACCGATCTACTACGCGACAGGGAGCAGGGTGCAGGCCATCGGCTACTCCCTCCTCTCCGGACTTGCCGAACCTGTCGGCGCCCTGATCGCCTTCTTCCTCCTCTCCCCGTATATGGGTGCCGCACTGTCAGGCGCCATCTTCGCGGTGGTCGCGGGCATCATGGTCTTTGTCGCCCTTGACGAACTCCTCCCGGCAGCGCGGGAATACGGGGAGGCACACCTCTCGATCTATGGACTGATCGCCGGGATGGCCCTGATGGCCGTGATACTGGCGGCGATGTGACGGGCCAGGGTACCATCTTCCCGGAGATCTGCCGTCCATCTGGATGCAAAAAATGCATCATGGTGGCTCCGGGATCGATTTGTATTCTTTTTAGGGGCTGTAAATGAGCGGTGTGATGTTGGGCCAAAATTTAAAAATCGTAACATATATCAGTTATAACAATAAAATATGGAAAAGAATCTTTAATGTCTATGGCCTGAGAATCTGTAATCTTTAATTCTATCGCAATAAGGTAATTGGAATCATTTTCTGATGATTTTTATCGGCAGAGCAGGAGATGCAGGTCGTCAGGCAAGACAGTACGTAACAGAGAGGGTGTGGCAGTCCTCCTTGACAGTGCAAAGAGAGAGAGTATGGATCGAATGGAAAGAGAGAAAAGCAGTTCGAGTTTTTCCGGGTCGTTGGCGTCCTGCATACATTCCGGAAACCTGCTCATGAAACAAAGTCTCGGGCATCGGGATGAAAAATGCCGCAGGTGTTTCTCATGGTAAATTTTCATAGTCCTTGCGGCATCAGGTCTGAAATGCCTTTTTTCCGGGAATCTGAAGGTCCGGTCGATTATGACCTCCTGATCGACAGCATCGTTGCGGAAATACCCCACGGCCTGGAGGCCCTCGGGAAGGTCGAACCTCTGTGCCCATACTGCGATGCGTATTTGAAGGAAAAGCCGATGGCAACGAAAAAATGCCCGGCATGCCGCAATATCATCCATGTCCGGAAACGACCCCTGGACGGGATACGGGTTCTTGTCACCGACGAGGAACTGGAGAGGCTGGAGGTCCAGGAATATATCTCACGGGGAGACTATGCCCGCAGGATCAAGGCATTGAAGGAGACAATGCAGACGTTCCGGTCCTCAGGAGATCGTATGTGGCGGTGCGACGGCGGCATCTATGGCCGGTTCGTTTCAATCGAAGCCTTCTGCATGCATGGCAAGGTCGTCACCGCAGGTTCGAAGGAGGAGAGAGAGGTCCTCAGGGTCTTGTGCACCCCCGGATGTTCTGGGGAACCTGTGCAGGTCGATAGCACTCTTTTTGATGACTCCTACGCTGCCCAGCGCTATGAGAGAGCGCTTGAAGTCCTCCAGCTTCTCCCGAAGAGCAGGGAAAAGAGTGAGTATGCCAGAGACCTGAGAAGAATCGTCGGATATGACGACTAAGGGGGATATATATCGCCGCTCCTGTTCTCTCCCCCTGCCATGACGTGACGGCCCGAAGGAAGAGAGGGGGAACGGTATGTCTATATTATGATGCGTGTATCTCTCCCTTGATACTCCGGCCAGCAAATATAGGGGGAGGTGCTTGAAGCAAATGGCACGGGTGGCCGATGAAATCATGAGCATGACAGCCCGGCATCGCGCGAGGTGAGGAGTATGATAGACATCGCGGTCATCCCAAAACGGATCCGAACCTTCATGCACGCCGATGAAAGGACGCACATTCGGTTCTGAAAAATCCTGTTCTGGCGTCTTGTCCTGGGGGTTTCACCCCCCGATCCCCCCCCTCATTGCGATAGGGGGTGGATGGTAATCTCCTTCATCAGGGTCTCTCTTCCCCGACCCTATCCTGTTTCGGGGGTCCGGGGGCGTCGGTCCCCCGGCAGAGATCTGGGGGAAGGCGGTGGTTTCGCACGATTCTTCATGAAATTCGGGAAGACATCGACCCGATCAGGATCTTTTCTCCCGAGTTCCCATGCACGGATGGAGGGAGTGAACGAGAGTTTTGGGATATGCTCGTCTTTTATGATCTCTTCTTTGTCCCTGTCCTCTTCCTCGGCCACAATTATCACCGGGAACGCCTCTTCAAGGCGAAGGCTGAGGACGACGCCCGTGTCCAGGCCCTGATCGCCGCGCAGATGAAGAGCCTTGCCGAAGGGGAGATCTCCTTCAGGGATCCCCGTCTGAAGACCTACCTGGGCATGGTCCTGATGCTGATGCGGAACAACTGGGCCTTTCTCACGGTCAACAACAGGGTGACCGTCTACACGGACGGCGAGGAGAAATTTGCCGCCCTCCTCGATGCCATCGCCGGGGTGCGGGACTTCGTCCATATCGAGTACTACATCATCAGGGACGACGCCCTCGGGCGCCGGGTCGTCGGCGCCGCCCTCACGGAGAAGGCGCAGCAGGGCGTCGAGGTCCGCCTCCTCGTCGACGGCCCGGGGTGCGCGCGACTGCCCCGCGACTTCTTCGACGCCTTTGTCGGTGCCGGCGGCCGTCTCGCCCGTTTCTTCCCCTCGGTCGTCCCGTACCTGAACCCCAGGATGAACTGCCGCAACCACAGGAAAATCGCGGTCATCGACGGCAGGGTGGGCTTTGTCGGCGGCTTCAATATCGGGGACGAGTACCTGGGGAAGGGGGCCTATCTCAAACTGATCAACTCGGCACAGAGGTCGGTCTATCTCCAGACTCCGTACTTCGTGCCCGACGGGAGCGTCGCCGACGCCCTGCGGATCGCCGCCCTCTCCGGTGTGGACGTGCGGGTCATGATCCCCTGCAAACCAGACCACCCCTTCGTGTACTGGGCGAGTTACTCGTGTATCGGGGAACTGCTGGAGGCCGGGGTGCGGGCGTACACCTATGAGCGCGGCTTCATCCATGCAAAGACGATCGTCGTCGACGGCCTTGCGGCCTCAGTGGGGAGCGCGAACTGGGATGAACGGAGTTTCAGGTTGAACTTCGAGACAAACGCCTTCGTCTACGACCCCGCGGTGGCCGGGCGCCTCCACGAGATCTTTCTTGCGGACATCCGGAACTGCAGCGAACTCACCTCTGCTGTCTATGCAGCCCGCGGACGGGTCATCAAGGTGAAGGAGTCGGTCTCCCGCCTCTTCTCGCCTCTCCTCTGACCCCTATTCACGCCGGCGTGTAAAATAGCGCTTCAGCCTGGGCATGTTCTGCTCGTAGTGGACCTGGAGGGAGGGGACCGCGTACGGCAGGAACTCTCCCAGGATCGCGCCGCCGGTGAGGACCTTGCCGAACGCGCCTGTCTCCTCGCCGATGACATGGCTCCTCTTCCGCCTGATCTCTTCGATGAACTCTTCGGCCGTGTCGGCCTGGCAGCAGGTGACAACCCCGCCGAGGTGGCCGAGGAGGTGGGAATCGGTACCGCCGGTCATCCCCTGGCCTGTGCGGACCGCCTCGTCGGCCGCCTGCCTGTTCAGGGCCCTACCCATGCCCCCGCAGATCACTTCGAGGGCGTCGACCTGCCCGGCCACCGCGGGGTCGATGGCATGCTTTGCCGTGCACTTCAGGAGGCCCTTGTCGAGGAAAAAATAGCCGAAGGGATGTGCCGCGGTGATGAGGCAGTCATAGTTTTTTCCTCTCTCCACCAGTTCCTCCGCGGTCAGGCGCACCGCGAGGTACGGACTCTTCCCCTTCCTCTCCCTGATCTCGCGGGCATAGAAGTCCTGCAGGCCGGAGAGCATCGGGAAGTAGAGGAGGATGTGCGGCCCGTCCGCGGTGCTGACCTCCATGCCGGGTACGACGAGGGCCTCTGGCCGCCGCTCCAGCGCCTCCGCGACGCCGCGGACCTCGTTGTGGTCGGTGATGGCGAGGCCGATGTCAAGTCTTTCTGCCTGTGCGAGGAGTGCCCGCACAGGCGTTGGTGCGTCCGAGTACGAGGAGTGGACATGGAGGTCCGCGGGGGTGTATCCCCTCTCCCTGATCGCGGCAGGGTCGGGACGTTCAAAGCGTATTCTCATGGTGAAAGGCTAAAGGTTTTTTCTGGTTTTCAGCAGTCTCTGCAGCTGCCGGACGGGGCAGCTGCCTTCCCGTCATGGTGGGCATGGCCGCAGGCCGCACAGCTGCAGCCGCCGCCCTCACTCCTGTGCATGTGCGGCCCCCGCCCTGAGCAGGTCGGTCACGTGGTCGTCAGCAAGGGCATAGTAGGCCACCTTCCCCTCCCTCCTGAAGGTCACCACCTTTGCCCCGCGCAGCAGGCGGAGTTGATGGGAGACCGCCGACTGACTCATCCCGAGCAGGGCCGAGAGATCGCAGACGCAGATTTCCCTGCCGTTCAGGGCCGAGAGGATCCTGACCCTGGTGGGGTCACCGAAGAGCTTGAAGATCCCGGCGACGGCCTGGCTGGTCTGGTCGTCGATGAGGTGCTCCCTTGCCTCCTCGACGGCATCCTGGTGGATGCACCTGACCGTGCAGAGGTCGTCATCCATGCATGATCATATGAACATGTGTGCATATGAATGTGTGGTTGCGATCTCTCCCCGGACAGAGGGATAGAGAAAGTTCCCGAGTAGAAGAAACCTGACGGTCGGGATGTGATGTGAGAAAAAAGAAAAAACGCCCCGGCCGGGATTTGAACCCGGGTCAAAAGCTCCGCAGGCTTCTAGGATGTCCACTACCCTACCGGGACACTGCAGATGTGCTCTATAAAATTGGTAGTTCTCCCATATATTCATTCCCCTCCCGCAGACAGGAGTGGGGTCAGACCTCCCCTGTGGTCTGCCCGGTCTGCCCGATCATCGCGGAGAGATCGACGGTGACATCTGTGCCCCGGATGTCCAGATGGTATTTTCCCGGGCTCATGACGAGGATTTTCTTTGATTCGTCCACGGAGTACAGGCCGGCAAAACCGTCCTGTGCCACAATATTCCCGTCCCCGTCGCGCACGGTCACCTCAAGCCGACTTCTGTCGCTGATGGTGGTCACCGTCTTTTTCTCTTCCTTATGGCTTCCATAACTGCTCTCATAGACGACCGTCCGGGTGGTCATCTTCGGCTGAACGGAGAAGTTCACAACAAGGGGTGCCTGTGTCACATTGATTGCCCATGCAGCCGCGGGATGACCATAGTCCAGCACAACCTTCTCGTGGATCACTTCCAGATATGAGGACGCTGCCGGCGTGACAGTGGGGTTCTGCTGTGCCGGCGGACTCGGGCGGTTGGTCGTCGTGGGATATGGCGTCGCAGGACTGACATATTCGCTGTCCACAGTCGGGGTTGGTGTGGTCGACGTGGGGGCGGGCGTATCCTTCGCCCAGAACGGTTTTTCCTGTGACCCATCCCCGGCCGCGGTGGTACATCCCGCCACCAGGAGGGCGGCACAGACAAGGAGGGCGAGCAGCATGTGGAGGGACTTCATCAAATACGAGTACTTGCTCCCGGTATATATGGGTTTATAAGGTTGTCCCGGACGATCCTATATCTACGAGAACAGGTATCAAAATTCGTACTATATAAAACGTCTTCACTTCTCAACCCGGATGAAATCAACAATACGAGAGAATGAGACCTCTGTAGATCTCTTCGGCGCACTTGAGCGAAGGAATAGAAACCCGCTCGTCGATGCCATGTATCGTTTTTATCTCTCCCGGGCCGTACTCCACTGTCGGGAACCCGGCCTTTCTCAGGTGCCTGGCATCGCTCGCCGCCCACTGGAAGATAGGGACGGCCTCTTCCCCGTACACGCGCCCGATCTCTGAAGAGATGCGCGTGGCAATCGTGGCAGACGGCGGCGTAAAGGAGGGTTCGGAGGTCGAGGTCGCCTTCATCCTCGCTGAGGGCGCATGCGACGCGATCTCTGAGACGACCTCCCCGGTCGTGCACCCCCACGGGATGCGCAGGTCGAGGTCGAGGTCGCAGCGCTCGGCAACGATATTTGCCTTCTCCCCACCGGAGATGACGCCGGGGTTGAACATCACGCGGCGCAGGACACGGTCGAGTCCCTGTGTCCCGAAGATCCCTTCGAGCACCCCGGACGACCGGGCGATGATCTCCTCCATCTCGCCGCTCACCGGGTACTCTCGTTCATGGATTTCCTGGAGAAAAGAGATGAGCGCGTGCGCCTCCATGATCGCGCTCCGCCCGATCTCCGGGTACAGGGAACTGTGGCCGGGTTCGCCGGAAAAGGAGAGGGAGAGCCGCGCCAGTCCCTTCTGCCCGATGCAGGGGGAGAGGCGGGGCGTTGGTTCGGCGATGAGGGTGTCGCAGGGCCGAAGCACGTCCTTTGCAAGGAGATATTCCATGCCATGACACCCGCCGGTCTCCTCGTCGCAGACAAAGACGACCTGACAGGAGGGTGCGTCCCCTTCGCCGGCGACACGCCGTAGGGCGGTGAGAAGGGCCGCGCATCCCCCTTTCATGTCGCTCGATCCCCGCCCCCAGATATACCCCTCCTCCTCGACGCCCTCGAAGGGGGGGTGGCGCCACCCTGTCGGGATGGCCGGGACAACGTCGAGGTGGCCGACAAGGAGGAGGCCCGGGTTATGGCCGGGTGCAATCAGGTTGCAGCGCCGCCCATCCCGGGAGACGACGACACTCTCGATCCCGCTCTCCAGCAGAAAGGCATGGATGTACTCAGCGACATCGCGGGTGTCGCCGGGAGGGTTCTCGCTCCGGATCCTGACGAGGTCCCTGCAGAGAGCGGAAACGTCCATGGTCTCAGGCGCTCACGCTTTTTTTGTACTCCTCGAAGAGGGTCGCCAGTGAACCGCCGTTGTAGATGCTGTTGAAGAACGGTCTGGAGAAGAACTCGTCGATGGCGTCGGAGAAGAACGCCGCGGGCACCGGTTTTTTGCTCTCCGGGTCAAGGACAATCCTGAAACTCTGGTAGGTGGCTGGGTTTGCCCTGTCGTACACGCCCTTCCAGACCATCGGGAGCTTTGCGAATTTCTCAGGCTGGTTTTCCTTCAGCCACATGATAAATCCCGGGAAGAGGGCGCGCTCGTCCTTTTTCTCCTCGTCAAGCCGCCAGCGGAGGTACTCACGGTGCATCATGTTCTTCGGCGACTGGGTGTTGAAGACATAGGTGCTCAGGGTGTACTCGATATGCGCCAGGGCGTCCATGAGGTAGAAGGACAGGGTCGGGTGGAAGTCGCTCGGTTCCTCAAGGATGAGGGACTTCTCATAATACTTTAGCAGGGCCCTGAAGTGCTCGTCTTCCAGAAGTTCATTCATCATACAGAGCAGTTTGCCTGTCCACACTAAAAACCATTGTATTCTAGCATCTGTCTCTATGTGCCCCTGTTTTTCGAGGCACTCCCGAAAAAAGGTCATGAGGTCGGGAGAATTTCTGATCGAGCATGTCTGTGCCGGGGGACTACAGAGAAGGTCTTCGATCTTCTCGACTCCTTTCGGGCGTCACCCCGAAAATCAAAAATGTTCTTATGCTCCCTTCGGTCGCACCTCGAAGACCCCGTCTTCTCGAAATCGCCCGGTGTTGTTCAGGGGAATACAGAGCAGAGATCCTGAGGAGGGAGATTGTCACCTCCCTATCCTAATGGCCCCTAATAGCAGGGTAAGAAAGAAGCAAGCATGAGAAAACTGTGGGTTTTTGAGCGGCCGCCCCCCGCCAGGGTCTTTCAGGACAGGGATTCGAAAAACCGATCTTTCGTGCAGAAGAGATCGCATTCTTTCCAGATCTATAGAACGCTCTAGAATGGAAGTCTTCGGGCGCTGCCGTCGGTCCCCCCACCACCGACCCCATAGAACAGGAATTATTTAAAGAAAGGTTCCCTGTTCTGGACGGCCTTCTCGAAGAGGGCCTCCAGTTCCTCCCCCTTCTTTCCCCTGATATCGACGTGGTTGTCGGTCCGCAGGAGACAGGGCTTGAGGTAGCCATCGGACGTCACGCGCAGGCGGTTGCAGAAAGCGCAGAACTCGGTGTTGTGGAGAGGCCGCACCACCTCGACCTCGGCGCCGTCCACGCAGTACTTCTTCCGGTGGTGCATGCGCCGGGTGAGGACCTCGGTCGAATTTTCAGCGATCTCTTTCTCCAGACGGTCCACGTCGCCGTGCATCGTGCAGTTGTTGAACTCCATCAATTCGATGA
This window of the Methanofollis ethanolicus genome carries:
- a CDS encoding FeoA family protein; this translates as MTQKKLTEMEYGESGFVIELHGSRHDLNCLGIRKGKRLEMITRQPIKGPVVVLAEGVEVAMGLEIAARVVVEV
- a CDS encoding FeoB small GTPase domain-containing protein — protein: MNQKDQNIHTVLMVGNPNVGKSALFNRLTGAEAVVSNYPGTTVDVMRGTLVEGGTTYEIIDVPGAYSLEPRDAAEDVAVRILKEHPEAVVLLVLDATRLERGLYLGFEVIERGAPVVVVLNMMDAARAKSIAIDARRLQNLLGVPVVQTSATIGEGIKDLAGALRKAQTADIDAIAARSNGSSPETARLSGCSGCAGCGGCQ
- a CDS encoding nucleoside recognition domain-containing protein codes for the protein MGLTADQRWDLVDLVARKVVSTGVSRRGLADALGDLTVKPLTGLPVALAVLYAFWSIFCSFAGDLVTDGFMVKFFDNHWLPWLQSVWPDPDSIHYFLFVGDPLADNCFEAFGVLTSGLFVSIGVVLPAVLIFYLTMTLLEDSGYLPRLAVLADTFLHKIGLHGYAIVPTILGLGCNVPAVTATRVLETKKQRFLMMTLLAIFVPCGAQLGIMLAVIPESVGWVMLYLVLGFGIFGFLLDRLIPGENPEILIDVPPYRWPTCENVGKKLWNRTKGFLKEAIPFVWLGILIVNLLYLAGVIQALSTLLAPLFVTWFGVPAETVAPLIAAFLRKDLAVAQLSTIAMTPYQMITSVVLISIYFPCVATFVVMLREGWKQLLAAIAVLAVVVFAYGGAIHGIGILLGVA
- a CDS encoding metal-dependent transcriptional regulator: MTTLTRKAEDYLEAILNVSLEKGYARTKDVAGELDVSPSSVVEMFQKLDAMGLVEYRRYEGVTLRPDGERIARVIKSRHDTLKSFLMLIKVPEDVADKDACFMEHELHPETIEQIGILVEYFGKGGCPAGTLEHFSAFCIKSRFEKRHR
- the zupT gene encoding zinc transporter ZupT, encoding MMIDPASVWVAFGLTLLAGLSTGIGSLAALFTNRTNTRALSVGLGFSAGVMIYVSFVEFLPLAQEGLGVWQTAAAFLGGMTAVAVLDRLVPFPQNPHEVRRVEEICDQAGRGCGSAGLYRTGIVTAGAIALHNMPEGMATFSSALLDPGLGVAIAVAIAIHNIPEGIAVSVPIYYATGSRVQAIGYSLLSGLAEPVGALIAFFLLSPYMGAALSGAIFAVVAGIMVFVALDELLPAAREYGEAHLSIYGLIAGMALMAVILAAM
- a CDS encoding phospholipase D-like domain-containing protein yields the protein MLVFYDLFFVPVLFLGHNYHRERLFKAKAEDDARVQALIAAQMKSLAEGEISFRDPRLKTYLGMVLMLMRNNWAFLTVNNRVTVYTDGEEKFAALLDAIAGVRDFVHIEYYIIRDDALGRRVVGAALTEKAQQGVEVRLLVDGPGCARLPRDFFDAFVGAGGRLARFFPSVVPYLNPRMNCRNHRKIAVIDGRVGFVGGFNIGDEYLGKGAYLKLINSAQRSVYLQTPYFVPDGSVADALRIAALSGVDVRVMIPCKPDHPFVYWASYSCIGELLEAGVRAYTYERGFIHAKTIVVDGLAASVGSANWDERSFRLNFETNAFVYDPAVAGRLHEIFLADIRNCSELTSAVYAARGRVIKVKESVSRLFSPLL
- a CDS encoding PHP domain-containing protein, which produces MRIRFERPDPAAIRERGYTPADLHVHSSYSDAPTPVRALLAQAERLDIGLAITDHNEVRGVAEALERRPEALVVPGMEVSTADGPHILLYFPMLSGLQDFYAREIRERKGKSPYLAVRLTAEELVERGKNYDCLITAAHPFGYFFLDKGLLKCTAKHAIDPAVAGQVDALEVICGGMGRALNRQAADEAVRTGQGMTGGTDSHLLGHLGGVVTCCQADTAEEFIEEIRRKRSHVIGEETGAFGKVLTGGAILGEFLPYAVPSLQVHYEQNMPRLKRYFTRRRE
- a CDS encoding ArsR/SmtB family transcription factor, whose translation is MDDDLCTVRCIHQDAVEEAREHLIDDQTSQAVAGIFKLFGDPTRVRILSALNGREICVCDLSALLGMSQSAVSHQLRLLRGAKVVTFRREGKVAYYALADDHVTDLLRAGAAHAQE
- a CDS encoding M20/M25/M40 family metallo-hydrolase — protein: MDVSALCRDLVRIRSENPPGDTRDVAEYIHAFLLESGIESVVVSRDGRRCNLIAPGHNPGLLLVGHLDVVPAIPTGWRHPPFEGVEEEGYIWGRGSSDMKGGCAALLTALRRVAGEGDAPSCQVVFVCDEETGGCHGMEYLLAKDVLRPCDTLIAEPTPRLSPCIGQKGLARLSLSFSGEPGHSSLYPEIGRSAIMEAHALISFLQEIHEREYPVSGEMEEIIARSSGVLEGIFGTQGLDRVLRRVMFNPGVISGGEKANIVAERCDLDLDLRIPWGCTTGEVVSEIASHAPSARMKATSTSEPSFTPPSATIATRISSEIGRVYGEEAVPIFQWAASDARHLRKAGFPTVEYGPGEIKTIHGIDERVSIPSLKCAEEIYRGLILSYC